Proteins from a genomic interval of Streptomyces sp. NBC_00820:
- a CDS encoding acyl-CoA carboxylase subunit beta, producing the protein MTVLEETKGEPTGEPADARGRVAELHEIRAQAVAGPSEKATQAQHAKGKLTARERIELLLDPGSFQEVEQLRRHRATGFGLEAKKPYSDGVITGWGTVEGRTVFVYAHDFRIFGGALGEAHATKIHKIMDMAIAAGAPLVSLNDGAGARIQEGVSALAGYGGIFQRNTKASGVIPQISVMLGPCAGGAAYSPALTDFVFMVRETSQMFITGPDVVKAVTGEEITQNGLGGADVHAETSGVCHFAYDDEETCIAEVRYLLSLLPQNNRENPPRAESSDPVDRRSDVLLDLVPADGNRPYDMAKVIEEIVDDGEYVEVHERWARNIICAMARLDGQVVGIIANQPQVLAGVLDIEASEKAARFVQMCDAFNIPIVTFLDVPGFLPGVDQEHGGIIRHGAKLLYAYCNATVPRISLILRKAYGGAYIVMDSQSIGADLTYAWPTNEIAVMGAEGAANVIFRRQIAEAEDPEAMRQKMVKEYKAELMHPYYAAERGLVDDVIDPAETREVLIKSLSMLQTKHADLPSRKHGNPPQ; encoded by the coding sequence ATGACCGTTTTGGAAGAGACGAAGGGTGAGCCGACCGGCGAGCCGGCGGACGCGCGCGGACGGGTCGCCGAGCTGCACGAGATCCGTGCGCAGGCCGTGGCAGGTCCCAGCGAGAAGGCGACCCAGGCGCAGCACGCCAAGGGCAAGCTGACGGCCCGCGAGCGCATCGAGCTGCTCCTGGACCCGGGTTCCTTCCAGGAGGTCGAGCAGCTGCGCCGGCACCGGGCGACCGGTTTCGGCCTCGAGGCGAAGAAGCCGTACAGCGACGGTGTCATCACCGGCTGGGGCACGGTGGAGGGCCGCACGGTCTTCGTCTACGCCCACGACTTCCGGATCTTCGGCGGCGCGCTGGGCGAGGCCCACGCCACCAAGATCCACAAGATCATGGACATGGCCATCGCGGCCGGCGCGCCCCTGGTCTCCCTGAACGACGGCGCGGGCGCCCGTATCCAGGAGGGCGTCTCCGCCCTCGCCGGTTACGGCGGCATCTTCCAGCGCAACACCAAGGCCTCGGGTGTCATCCCGCAGATCTCCGTGATGCTCGGCCCCTGCGCGGGCGGTGCGGCCTACAGCCCCGCCCTGACGGACTTCGTCTTCATGGTCCGCGAGACCTCGCAGATGTTCATCACCGGTCCGGACGTCGTCAAGGCGGTCACCGGCGAGGAGATCACCCAGAACGGCCTCGGCGGCGCCGACGTGCACGCCGAGACCTCGGGTGTGTGCCACTTCGCCTACGACGACGAGGAGACGTGCATCGCCGAGGTGCGCTACCTCCTGTCGCTGCTGCCGCAGAACAACCGCGAGAACCCGCCCCGGGCGGAGTCCTCCGACCCGGTGGACCGCCGCAGCGACGTCCTGCTCGACCTGGTCCCGGCCGACGGCAACCGCCCGTACGACATGGCCAAGGTCATCGAGGAGATCGTCGACGACGGCGAGTACGTCGAGGTCCATGAGCGCTGGGCCCGCAACATCATCTGCGCGATGGCCCGCCTGGACGGTCAGGTCGTCGGCATCATCGCCAACCAGCCCCAGGTCCTCGCCGGCGTACTGGACATCGAGGCGAGCGAAAAAGCTGCGCGCTTTGTCCAGATGTGTGACGCTTTCAATATCCCGATCGTCACCTTCCTGGACGTCCCCGGGTTCCTTCCCGGTGTCGACCAGGAGCACGGCGGAATCATCCGTCACGGCGCGAAGCTCCTCTACGCCTACTGCAACGCGACCGTGCCGAGGATCTCGCTGATCCTGCGCAAGGCCTACGGCGGTGCCTACATCGTCATGGACAGCCAGTCCATCGGCGCCGACCTGACCTACGCCTGGCCGACGAACGAGATCGCCGTCATGGGTGCGGAAGGTGCGGCCAACGTCATCTTCCGCCGTCAGATCGCCGAGGCCGAGGACCCCGAGGCGATGCGGCAGAAGATGGTCAAGGAGTACAAGGCCGAGCTCATGCACCCGTACTACGCGGCGGAGCGCGGCCTGGTGGACGACGTGATCGACCCCGCCGAGACCCGCGAGGTCCTGATCAAGTCCCTGTCGATGCTGCAGACGAAGCACGCCGACCTGCCCTCGCGCAAGCACGGCAACCCCCCGCAGTAA
- a CDS encoding acyl-CoA carboxylase subunit epsilon: MNLPDIRVEKGLADPEEVAAITAVLLARAAAQPAPPAHRGRPRAGWRRLEREPGFRAPHSWH, from the coding sequence ATGAACCTGCCTGACATCCGCGTCGAGAAGGGCCTCGCCGACCCCGAGGAAGTCGCCGCCATCACGGCCGTCCTCCTCGCCCGCGCCGCCGCCCAGCCGGCGCCCCCGGCCCACCGCGGCCGCCCCAGGGCCGGCTGGCGCCGCCTGGAGCGCGAGCCCGGCTTCCGCGCCCCGCACAGCTGGCACTGA
- a CDS encoding GTP-binding protein, with protein sequence MDFASSSGGPSRSTTSAKIVVAGGFGVGKTTFVGAVSEINPLRTEAVMTSASAGIDDLTHTGDKKTTTVAMDFGRITLDQDLILYLFGTPGQDRFWFMWDDLVRGAIGAIVLVDTRRLADCFPAVDYFENSGLPFVIALNGFDGSQPYQPDEVREALQIGPDTPIITTDARHRADAKSALITLVEHALMARLR encoded by the coding sequence GTGGACTTCGCAAGCTCTAGCGGAGGGCCTTCCCGCTCCACCACGTCCGCGAAGATCGTGGTGGCGGGCGGCTTCGGCGTGGGCAAAACCACGTTCGTCGGGGCGGTCTCGGAGATCAACCCGCTGCGTACCGAGGCCGTCATGACGTCCGCTTCGGCGGGCATCGACGACCTCACCCACACCGGGGACAAGAAGACCACCACGGTCGCCATGGACTTCGGCCGCATCACCCTGGACCAGGACCTGATCCTGTACCTCTTCGGTACACCCGGACAGGACCGCTTCTGGTTCATGTGGGACGACCTCGTCCGCGGCGCCATCGGTGCCATCGTCCTGGTCGACACCCGACGCCTCGCCGACTGCTTCCCCGCGGTCGACTACTTCGAGAACTCGGGCCTCCCCTTCGTCATCGCCCTCAACGGCTTCGACGGCAGCCAGCCGTACCAGCCCGACGAGGTCCGCGAGGCACTCCAGATCGGCCCCGACACCCCCATCATCACCACGGACGCCCGCCACCGCGCGGACGCCAAGAGCGCACTCATCACCCTGGTGGAACACGCACTCATGGCCCGCCTGCGGTAG
- a CDS encoding DUF742 domain-containing protein — translation MATPPGGSSSGNWSYGPAQGQNDGSANPYNFPSAPGHQQPYAPQGPGPSPYDQPAAPRIQPVQPQRREPTPAPAGASNPLVRPYAMTGGRTRPRYQLAIEALVHTTAQPHQMQGQLPEHQRICNLCREIKSVAEVSALLTIPLGVARILVADLAEAGLVAIHQPGGDENAGGQPAVTLLERVLSGLRKL, via the coding sequence GTGGCAACACCCCCAGGCGGTTCGTCTTCGGGCAATTGGTCGTACGGCCCTGCTCAGGGTCAGAACGACGGCTCGGCGAACCCGTACAACTTCCCCTCCGCCCCTGGCCACCAGCAGCCGTACGCACCGCAGGGCCCCGGCCCCTCGCCGTACGACCAGCCGGCGGCACCTCGGATCCAGCCTGTGCAGCCGCAGCGCCGTGAGCCGACGCCCGCTCCGGCGGGAGCCAGCAACCCCTTGGTGCGTCCGTACGCCATGACCGGCGGCCGGACTCGCCCGCGCTACCAGCTCGCCATCGAGGCACTGGTGCACACCACCGCGCAGCCGCATCAGATGCAGGGCCAGCTGCCCGAGCATCAGCGGATCTGCAACCTGTGCCGGGAGATCAAGTCGGTGGCCGAGGTCTCGGCCCTGCTCACGATCCCCCTCGGCGTGGCCAGGATCCTCGTCGCCGACTTGGCGGAGGCGGGCCTGGTCGCCATCCATCAGCCCGGCGGCGACGAGAACGCCGGTGGCCAGCCAGCCGTGACTTTGCTCGAAAGGGTGCTCAGTGGACTTCGCAAGCTCTAG
- a CDS encoding roadblock/LC7 domain-containing protein, with protein MSQAAQNLNWLITNFVDNTPGVSHTVVVSADGLLLAMSEGFPRDRADQLAAVASGLTSLTAGASRIFEGGAVNQTVVEMERGFLFLMSVSDGSALAVLAHPEADIGLIGYEMALLVDRAGTVLTPDLRAELQGSLLN; from the coding sequence ATGAGCCAGGCGGCACAGAACCTGAACTGGTTGATCACCAACTTCGTGGACAACACCCCGGGGGTGTCCCACACGGTGGTGGTCTCCGCCGACGGACTCCTTCTGGCGATGTCCGAAGGCTTCCCCCGCGACCGCGCCGACCAGCTCGCGGCCGTCGCATCCGGTCTGACGTCGCTGACGGCGGGCGCCTCTCGGATCTTCGAGGGAGGCGCCGTGAACCAGACGGTTGTGGAGATGGAGCGAGGATTCCTCTTCCTCATGTCCGTATCCGACGGTTCCGCGCTCGCGGTTCTGGCCCACCCGGAAGCGGACATCGGCCTCATTGGGTACGAGATGGCCCTTCTGGTGGACCGCGCGGGCACGGTCCTCACCCCGGATCTCCGTGCGGAGCTCCAGGGAAGCCTTCTCAACTAG
- a CDS encoding sensor histidine kinase — MRRSKNGPEPSARGNFTPPPRAAAPSPVVPGSEPAEPPASSGGRFSPRNWRVPTRLNAILLIPVVVGLVMGGFQVKSSIDTWQDAQDAEKTARLVQASLTYANQLYNERDMTAQYLLKGKLETAEDKKSVIGIRARTDKAAADFHRVAQDAPHTAGLDRRLKLFGDTEPQLRTLRQLAYTTNLPGVQTEEGYVKIAHPLMEFANELGLGTGNITSYGRTVYAISLTKAALSLERSIGMHMLIKPGPDQPGLTSQRTALASYAYLEGIASEEYLGGGTQADADRLEAEKKDVEAKAAALARQAKAKDPNFVPPPSNPQAMVIALASLKTTDPTERQQLAVTQGITPVNWWAVNTLKFDAYSSIETDMANKAVTEASGIADDAKTSAFITGAAVVLALLLAFFLAGTVARQMSRSMRQLRNAAFGIAEQRLPMLVDQLSRTDPGRVDTRVTPIPIHTKDEIGEVARAFDQVHREAVRLAAEQALLRGNINAIFTNLSRRNQSLIEGQLTLITDLENNEADPDQLENLFKLDHLATRMRRNGENLLVLAGEEPGRRWDQPVPLVDVLRAASSEVEQYERVELSGVPDAEIHGRAVTDLVHLLAELLENATTFSSPQTKVRVTATRLPDGRVMVEIHDKGIGLTAEDFADINHKLANPPTVDAAISQRMGLFVVGRLSDRHGIRVQLRPSGEQAGTTSLVMLPDAITHGGGGDVALDREEFTVSQIIPEQKFQGENFGQQQQQQQQPPLRTAAELGFDDSRYEVPDDIRDLDPVGRSLLREERRAALGSPGHEQSENPQQAYPDEFDAQRAGYDGSTTGYTAQPAQPGAFDGQQAYQEQPQQPYQEQGQASYEGSYEKPYDDQYFAPNGGLPQNDGFQANGGGYPDPAFAEPAQDDWPQQNGFQNEAGFQNGHPAQYAPETESSQAGDVNERNRVGFDRPGPSPSAPHRMTDSGLPRRGSLGSGSNGVSGSNGAAPVRPETPAPAPGNTPGNDGDSDWRSANDERWQQASQLRKPKAGGVTSSGLPRRVPKANLVEGTAESTPQGGPQVSRAPEDVRGRLSNLRRGVQRGRNAGSETNGQGFGPDSTYNQER, encoded by the coding sequence GTGAGGCGAAGCAAGAACGGTCCCGAGCCGTCGGCACGGGGCAACTTCACCCCGCCGCCGCGCGCTGCGGCGCCCAGTCCGGTTGTACCCGGTTCGGAGCCGGCGGAACCCCCCGCTTCCAGCGGTGGCCGCTTCTCCCCGCGCAACTGGAGAGTGCCGACCCGCCTGAACGCGATCCTGCTCATACCCGTGGTGGTCGGCCTGGTCATGGGCGGCTTCCAGGTGAAGAGCTCGATCGACACCTGGCAGGACGCGCAGGACGCGGAGAAGACCGCGCGCCTGGTTCAGGCCTCTCTTACCTATGCCAACCAGCTGTACAACGAGCGGGACATGACCGCTCAGTACCTGCTGAAGGGCAAGCTGGAGACCGCCGAGGACAAGAAGTCGGTCATCGGTATCCGCGCCAGGACCGACAAGGCCGCCGCGGACTTCCACCGGGTCGCGCAGGACGCGCCGCACACCGCCGGCCTGGACCGCCGACTGAAGCTGTTCGGTGACACGGAGCCCCAGCTGCGGACGCTGCGCCAGCTGGCGTACACGACGAATCTCCCCGGTGTGCAGACCGAGGAGGGCTACGTCAAGATCGCCCACCCGCTCATGGAGTTCGCCAACGAGCTGGGTCTGGGCACGGGCAACATCACCTCCTACGGCCGCACCGTCTACGCCATCTCGCTGACCAAGGCCGCGCTGTCCCTGGAACGCTCGATCGGTATGCACATGCTGATCAAGCCGGGCCCGGACCAGCCTGGTCTGACCAGCCAGCGCACGGCCCTCGCCTCCTACGCGTACCTGGAGGGCATCGCCTCCGAGGAGTACCTCGGCGGTGGCACCCAGGCCGACGCGGACCGGCTCGAAGCGGAGAAGAAGGACGTCGAGGCCAAGGCCGCGGCGCTGGCCAGGCAGGCCAAGGCCAAGGACCCGAACTTCGTTCCGCCGCCGTCCAACCCGCAGGCGATGGTGATCGCGCTCGCCTCGCTGAAGACCACGGACCCCACGGAGCGCCAGCAGCTCGCGGTCACGCAGGGCATCACCCCGGTCAACTGGTGGGCGGTCAACACCCTCAAGTTCGACGCGTACAGCTCGATCGAGACGGACATGGCCAACAAGGCCGTGACCGAGGCCTCCGGCATCGCCGACGACGCCAAGACCTCGGCGTTCATCACCGGTGCGGCCGTCGTGCTCGCCCTGCTCCTCGCCTTCTTCCTGGCCGGCACCGTGGCCCGCCAGATGAGCCGCTCGATGCGCCAGCTGCGCAACGCCGCCTTCGGCATCGCCGAGCAGCGTCTGCCGATGCTGGTGGACCAGCTCTCCCGTACCGACCCGGGCCGGGTCGACACCCGGGTGACCCCGATCCCGATCCACACCAAGGACGAGATCGGCGAGGTCGCCCGCGCCTTCGACCAGGTCCACCGCGAGGCGGTCCGTCTCGCCGCCGAGCAGGCCCTGCTGCGAGGCAACATCAACGCGATCTTCACCAACCTGTCGCGCCGCAACCAGTCCCTGATCGAGGGCCAGCTGACCCTGATCACCGACCTGGAGAACAACGAGGCCGACCCGGACCAGCTGGAGAACCTCTTCAAGCTGGACCACCTCGCGACCCGTATGCGCCGCAACGGCGAGAACCTCCTGGTCCTCGCCGGCGAGGAGCCGGGCCGCCGCTGGGACCAGCCGGTCCCGCTGGTCGACGTCCTGCGCGCCGCCTCCTCCGAGGTGGAGCAGTACGAGCGCGTCGAGCTCTCCGGTGTCCCCGACGCCGAGATCCACGGCCGTGCCGTGACCGACCTCGTGCACCTGCTGGCCGAGCTGCTGGAGAACGCCACCACGTTCTCCTCCCCGCAGACCAAGGTCCGCGTCACCGCGACCCGTCTCCCCGACGGCCGCGTGATGGTCGAGATCCACGACAAGGGCATCGGCCTCACGGCCGAGGACTTCGCGGACATCAACCACAAGCTGGCCAACCCGCCGACCGTGGACGCCGCGATCTCCCAGCGCATGGGCCTGTTCGTGGTCGGCCGGCTGTCCGACCGGCACGGCATCCGCGTCCAGCTGCGCCCCTCGGGCGAGCAGGCCGGTACGACCTCCCTGGTCATGCTGCCGGACGCGATCACGCACGGTGGTGGCGGCGACGTGGCGCTGGACCGCGAGGAGTTCACCGTCTCCCAGATCATCCCGGAACAGAAGTTCCAGGGTGAGAACTTCGGCCAGCAGCAGCAACAGCAGCAGCAGCCTCCGCTGCGTACCGCCGCCGAACTGGGCTTCGACGACAGCCGCTACGAGGTCCCCGACGACATCCGTGACCTGGACCCGGTCGGCCGCTCGCTGCTGCGTGAAGAGCGCCGTGCCGCCCTGGGGTCCCCGGGTCACGAGCAGTCCGAGAACCCGCAGCAGGCGTACCCGGACGAGTTCGACGCGCAGCGGGCCGGCTACGACGGCAGCACCACCGGGTACACCGCGCAGCCGGCGCAGCCCGGTGCCTTCGACGGGCAGCAGGCGTACCAGGAGCAGCCGCAGCAGCCGTACCAGGAGCAGGGTCAGGCGTCGTACGAAGGGTCGTACGAAAAGCCCTACGACGACCAGTACTTCGCTCCGAACGGCGGGCTGCCGCAGAACGACGGCTTCCAGGCCAACGGCGGCGGCTACCCCGACCCCGCGTTCGCGGAGCCGGCGCAGGACGACTGGCCGCAGCAGAACGGCTTCCAGAACGAGGCCGGTTTCCAGAACGGCCACCCGGCCCAGTACGCTCCGGAAACGGAATCGTCGCAGGCCGGTGACGTGAACGAGCGGAACCGCGTAGGCTTCGACCGACCGGGACCGTCCCCTTCCGCCCCCCACCGGATGACCGACTCCGGGTTGCCCCGCCGCGGTTCGCTGGGGAGCGGTTCCAACGGCGTGAGCGGCTCGAACGGTGCGGCACCTGTGCGGCCGGAGACGCCGGCTCCCGCACCGGGCAACACCCCGGGCAACGACGGTGACAGCGACTGGCGTTCGGCCAACGACGAGCGCTGGCAGCAGGCCTCGCAGCTGCGGAAGCCCAAGGCGGGCGGGGTCACCTCCTCCGGTCTGCCGCGGCGGGTACCCAAGGCCAACCTGGTCGAGGGCACCGCCGAGAGCACCCCTCAGGGGGGCCCCCAGGTCTCCCGTGCCCCGGAGGACGTCCGGGGCAGGCTGAGCAACCTGCGTCGAGGTGTCCAGCGCGGACGCAACGCAGGCAGTGAAACGAACGGCCAGGGCTTCGGCCCTGACAGCACCTACAACCAGGAGCGTTAG
- a CDS encoding GTP-binding protein: protein MDFASSDSGRTTTSAKIVVAGGFGVGKTTFVGAVSEINPLRTEAVMTSASAGIDDLTHTGDKKTTTVAMDFGRITLDQDLILYLFGTPGQDRFWFMWDDLVRGAIGAIVLVDTRRLADCFPAVDYFENSGLPFVIALNGFDGSQPYQPDEVREALQIGPDTPIITTDARHRADAKSALITLVEHALMARLR from the coding sequence GTGGACTTCGCAAGCTCTGACTCGGGCCGGACCACCACCTCCGCGAAGATCGTGGTGGCGGGCGGCTTCGGCGTGGGCAAAACCACGTTCGTCGGGGCGGTCTCGGAGATCAACCCGCTGCGTACCGAGGCCGTCATGACGTCCGCTTCGGCGGGCATCGACGACCTCACCCACACCGGGGACAAGAAGACCACCACGGTCGCCATGGACTTCGGCCGCATCACCCTGGACCAGGACCTGATCCTGTACCTCTTCGGTACACCCGGACAGGACCGCTTCTGGTTCATGTGGGACGACCTCGTCCGCGGCGCCATCGGTGCCATCGTCCTGGTCGACACCCGACGCCTCGCCGACTGCTTCCCCGCGGTCGACTACTTCGAGAACTCGGGCCTCCCCTTCGTCATCGCCCTCAACGGCTTCGACGGCAGCCAGCCGTACCAGCCCGACGAGGTCCGCGAGGCACTCCAGATCGGCCCCGACACCCCCATCATCACCACGGACGCCCGCCACCGCGCGGACGCCAAGAGCGCACTCATCACCCTGGTGGAACACGCACTCATGGCCCGCCTGCGGTGA
- a CDS encoding DUF742 domain-containing protein, which produces MTPPTASHDPYAEPYGDEGDQPLVRPYAMTGGRTRPRYQLAIEALISTTADPAALIGMLPEHQRICHLCREVKSVAEVSALLTMPLGVARILVADLAEAGLVAIHQPGGDENNGGAPDVTLLERVLSGLRKL; this is translated from the coding sequence ATGACCCCGCCCACCGCCTCTCATGATCCGTACGCGGAACCGTACGGCGATGAGGGCGACCAGCCGCTGGTACGTCCGTACGCGATGACCGGCGGCCGGACCCGGCCGCGCTATCAGCTCGCCATCGAGGCGCTGATCAGCACCACGGCCGACCCGGCAGCGCTCATCGGGATGCTCCCGGAGCATCAGCGCATCTGCCACCTGTGCCGCGAGGTCAAGTCGGTCGCGGAAGTCTCCGCGCTGCTGACCATGCCGCTCGGCGTGGCCCGGATCCTGGTGGCCGACCTCGCCGAGGCCGGCCTGGTCGCCATCCACCAGCCTGGTGGCGACGAGAACAACGGCGGCGCTCCGGATGTGACGCTGCTCGAAAGGGTGCTCAGTGGACTTCGCAAGCTCTGA
- a CDS encoding roadblock/LC7 domain-containing protein produces MSQAAQNLNWLITNFVDNTPGVSHTVVVSADGLLLAMSEGFPRDRADQLAAVASGLTSLTAGASRIFEGGSVAQTVVEMERGFLFLMSVSDGSSLAVLAHPECDIGLVGYEMALLVDRAGAVLTPDLRAELQGSLLH; encoded by the coding sequence ATGAGCCAGGCGGCACAGAACCTGAACTGGTTGATCACCAACTTCGTGGACAACACCCCTGGGGTGTCGCACACGGTGGTGGTCTCCGCCGACGGCCTCCTGCTGGCGATGTCCGAAGGCTTCCCGCGGGACCGCGCCGACCAGCTGGCGGCGGTCGCGTCCGGGCTGACCTCGTTGACGGCCGGGGCCTCCCGGATCTTCGAGGGCGGCAGTGTGGCGCAGACCGTCGTCGAGATGGAGCGCGGCTTTCTCTTCCTCATGTCCGTCTCGGACGGGTCGTCCCTCGCGGTCCTGGCCCACCCCGAGTGCGACATCGGTCTCGTCGGCTACGAGATGGCGCTGCTCGTCGACCGTGCGGGTGCGGTGCTCACGCCGGATCTGCGCGCCGAGCTCCAAGGCAGTCTGCTCCACTGA